The window ATGCCGACCAGCGTTCTTCTCGCCCGCTCCTGGAAGGGACAGTTGCGCGAGGGCAGTTGCAAACCGACGCTTACTTGTATACCGGCATGATCAATGGAGAGCCCGGGAATGAGATGCCATTTCAAGCAACTCGCCAGGTTCTGGAGCGTGGACGCGAACGTTTCAACGTGTATTGTTCGCCCTGCCATTCGCGTTTAGGCGATGGGAACGGCATGGTTGTGCAGCGGGGATATCGGCGGCCACCCTCGTTCCATATTGATCGTCTGCGGCAGGCGCCCATGGGGCACTTTTTCGACGTCATCACCAACGGATTCGGCGCCATGCCGGATTACGCAGCGCAGATTCCAGTGCAGGACCGATGGGCCATCATCTCGTACATACGCGCACTGCAGTTGAGTCAGCAGGCCCCATTGAGCATAGTGCCGGCACAAGAGCGTGATCGCATGCTGTCACAACCCTCTGCAAGCAGTACCCCGCAAGCCGGGACGACGTTGCCCAGCGGCTCACAAGGCGAGGGCGCTTCGACGGAGCAGCCGAAATGAAGAGCGCATCACGGCTGAACGACGTGAACTTTGAGGCACCTCCCGTGGCACAAGCCATCCAGCAACGCTCTCTGGTGGTGGGGATAATTTTCGCAGTTCTGGCGCTGGTGGGCGCCTTCATTACTCCTGCGCAGTTTTTCCCGGCCTATCTAATCGGGTTCATGCTCTGGATTGGGGTCACACTTGGCTGCCTCACTCTCCTGATGCTGCAGCATCTCACGGGCGGAAACTGGGCTGTGCCGATTCGCCGCATCCTTGAAGCCGGGACTCGTACTCTATGGCTGATGATTTTGTTTTTTCTTCCGATTGGCATTGGAATTTCCAGGTTGTATCCGTGGGCGCGACCGGCTGAGATTGCACATGATGCTCACCTGCTGCACGTTGCCAAGCTTTACCTGGCGCCAAGCTACTTCGTGCTCAGGGCAATCTTGTATTTCATTGTTTGGGCTGTTTTGGTGTTGTACCTGAATCGCTGGTCAAGGCTGCAGGACGAGCCGCCGGAACGGGATTTCTCTCGCCGCTTCCGCCGGATCAGCGCCCCCGGACTGGTGATCTACGCCTTCACCATGACCTTTGCCGCAATTGACTGGGTAATGTCGCTCGATCCGCATTGGGTCTCTACGATTTATCCTCTGATCTTTGTCGTTGGGCAGGGCCTTTCAGGAATCTGCTTTGCCGTGGTTGCAGAGACGATTCTGTCTCGCTACGAGCCCATGCGCTCGCTGCTGAAGCCTACGACTCTGAGGGACCACGGTAATCTCATTCTGACGTTTGTGATGCTGTGGGCCTATTTCTCGTTCTCCCAGTGGCTGATCATCTGGGCGGGGAATCTGCCGGAAGAGATTCAGTGGTATCTGCCGCGGTTGCAGCACGGCTGGAATCATGTCGGAGTATTCCTGACGATCTTCCACTTCGCGGTGCCGTTCGCGCTCTTGCTCTCGCGAAACTTTAAGCAGAACCCGGCAACCTTGGCAAGGCTGGCGACCTGGTTGATCGTAATGCGCTGGCTTGACCTGTTCTGGATGATCGAACCCAACTTTCATCAGCGATTTTTTATCGGTTGGCTGGACTTCGTGGTCCCAGTCGCGATTGGCGGCTTCTGGTTGTGGTTGTTCTTCAGGAACTTAAGAGCTCGCCCCTTGGTGCCGCTCCAGGACGTGAGGATACGCGCAATTTTGGAGTCTGAAATTGGCTGATCTCGGGCACGAAGACATTCGGCACCCCGAAACCACTTACGAGGCACGCGATCTGGGTGTGCGCGGCGTGTTGTCTTTCCTGGTTGGACTCGCATTGGTTTGCGTGATTGTCAGCGTTGTGATCCTGGGTATGTTTAAGTACTTGGACCATTTCCAGGCGAAGCGCCAGCCGCGTCCCAATCCGCTTGAGACCGCCCACACAGAGACGAGAGCGCATGCCGAGCAGGCTGTGCAGCAATTTCCCCAACCCCGGCTCCAGCCAGACCCCGTCGCTGACCTCAACAGATTTCGCGCCCGTGAGGATCAAATTCTTGACAGCTATGGCTGGAGTGACCAGAGTGCGGGCATAGCGCATATTCCAATTGAACGAGCAATTGACATGATTGCCCAGCGGGGCTTGCCAACCCGGGAAACGAATGCCGCTGGCGCGGGACTGGCGAGTGCTGGGGCAGAAACGGGTAGAAAACGGTGATGAATAGCCTAAAGTTGAGAAAAGTTCTTGTCATTGCCAGCTTGGTATTAATTTGCGCCTGGTGCATGACAGCTCTCGGGCAGGACATGATGGGTGGCGGCGCCCAATCTCCTCCTGCGAACGTTCGCCCGCCCGGTTTGCAGAATGTCGGCATCCAGCAAAACTTAAACCAGCAGATTCCACTGGGGCTGGCGTTTCACGATGAATCCGGTAAGCCGGTCACGCTCGGGGAATATTTCGGCAAGCGACCCGTGATCCTGAATCTGGTTTATTACAACTGTCCCATGCTGTGCGGTGAGGTTCTCGCCGGACTCACCAGCGGGCTTAAAGTTCTGCCTCTTACCATGGGAAGAGACTTCGACGTTCTCACGGTAAGTTTTGACCCGAGAGAGACTCCGGCAATGGCGGCAGAGAAGAAGAAAGTCTACCTTCAACGCTACCGCCGGCCGGGCGGAGAACAGGGTTGGCATTTCCTCACTGGAAGCGCGGAATCTATTACGGCGCTTACCCGCGCCGCTGGCTGGCAGTACCAATACGATTCGAAATCCGGGCAATTTGCCCACACTACCGCGATTGCTGTGTTAACCCCACAAGGAAAGATTTCGCAGTACTACTACGGGGTGGAATACGCGCCGCGTGATCTGCGGCTCGGCTTGGTGCAAGCTTCAAGCGGGCAGATCGGCACCTTGATCGACCAGGTGTTGTTGTACTGCTATCACTACGATCCCAGCAGTGGAAAGTACAGCGCCATCATCAGCCGCGTACTACGAGTAGCGGCGCTAGTCACAATGCTGGCTCTCGGCAGTTTTTTATTCATCATGTTTCGATTGGGCAGCAGTAACCACAACTTAGGACGCGCCGCATAAAACCATGAACTTCCAGATGCCATTTTGGCCGCCCCAAGCTTCCACCTCGGCTGCCCGCCTGGATGCGCTCTTCATTTTTCTGCTGTTGGTGACCGGATTAGTCACAATCCTGATCTTCGCCCTGATTGTCGTCTTTGCTTTGAAATTCCGGGACACCAGAGTCCGTGCTGCCACGCAGATCGAGGGCTCCCTTCCCATCGAGCTCACGTGGAGTATCGTGCCGTTCGGGATTTTTATCGTCTTCTTCGTCTGGGGCGCAGTTTTGTACTTCCAGGAGCGAACTCCTCCCCAGGGCGCAATGGAGATTTATGTCGTAGCCAAGCAGTGGATGTGGAAGCTGCAGCACCTGGAAGGCCAGCGGGAGATCAATGAATTACACATTCCAGTTAATCGCGACGTCAAGCTGATTATGACTTCGCAGGATGTGGTGCACAGTTTCTATGCGCCCGCTTTCAGGCTCAAGCAGGATGTGATCCCGGGGCGTTATACCGTCCTCTGGTTCCATCCCATTCGCGCGGGAACTTATCATCTGTTTTGTGCTGAATTCTGTGGAACACAACATTCCGGAATGATCGGAAGCATCGTGGTGATGAATCCCTCTGATTACCAGACATGGCTTTCAGGAGGAGGGGCCGAAGGCTCATTGTCGGCGACCGGGCAGAAGCTCTTCCAGGAGCTGGGCTGCGGTTCTTGCCACCGCGCGGATACGCAAGGTCGAGGGCCCAATTTGGTGGGACTCTATGGCAAGCCTGTGCAACTCGAAGACGGACGGGTGGTTACGGGCGATGAAAACTATATTCGCGAATCCATACTGAATCCTGGCGCAAAAGTGGTCTCCGGATTCAAAAACATCATGCCCACGTTTCAGGGAATTTTAAGCGAGGAACAACTCTTGGCGCTGGTCGAATATATTAAGTCGCTCCAGACTCCGCAACAGCGCGAGCCGGTGAGCAACCGTCCAGCCGTCCCGAGCAGAGCAACCCGACCGTAGAGGAACTGACATGGCAACCGCAGTAGCAACCGCAGAGCGCACCCATTACTTGAATGCCGACTATGGCATCAGGTCTTGGCTGTTGACCACCGATCACAAGCGCATCGCGCTGCTCTATCTGATCTCCATTACCTTCTTCTTTTTTATTGGCGGCTTCTTCGCATTGTTGATCCGGCTCGAGCTGCTCACCCCGGCTGGAGACCTGGTAATGCCAGACACCTACAACAAGTTGTTTTCCATGCACGGCCAGGTGATGATCTTCTTTTTTCTGATTCCTTCAGTGCCGGCAGTGTTGGGAAATTTTTTGATTCCGATGATGATCGGCGCTAAGGACCTCGCATTCCCGCGCCTCAATCTACTGAGCTGGTACTTATACATCTCCGCCGGACTTCTAATGCTGTACACCATCATGGCCGGTGGGGTTGATACCGGCTGGACTTTTTACCCTCCCTACAGCACCTCATTTAGTAATTCAAATGTGGTCCTGGCAGCCACCTCAATCTTCATTGCTGGATTCTCTTCTATCCTTACTGGACTCAACTTCATCGTTACAGTACATCGCATGCGGGCGCCGGGGATGACCTGGTCGCGACTGCCATTGTTCGTCTGGTCTAACTACGCCACGGCAATAATCCAGGTGCTTGGAACGCCGGTGCTCGCCATCACCTTGGCGCTGGTTGGCCTGGAGCGCATATTTCACATTGGAGTTTTCGACCCCAAAGTCGGCGGAGATCCGGTGCTGTTTCAGCACCTCTTCTGGTTTTATTCGCACCCCGCGGTTTACATCATGATTTTGCCGGGCATGGGGGTGGTGAGCGAGATTGTGCCTTGTTTCTCGCGCAAGAGAATATTCGGATATTCGTTTATTGCAATGGCCAGTGTTGCCATAGCCGTGCTTGGTTTCCTGGTATGGGCCCACCACCAATTTGTGGCCGGAATTTCCGTTTACTCGGCCATGATCTTCTCTTTTTTCAGCTATATGGTGGCGGTTCCTTCGGCCATTAAAGTCTTCAACTGGACTGCCACCATGTACAGGGGCAAGATCTCCTATACCACTCCCATGCTGTATGCCTTCGGCTTCATCGGCCTGTTCACCATGGGGGGAATGACGGGGCTGTTCCTGGCTGCTTTGGGACTGGATGTTCACGTTCACGATACATACTTTGTGGTCGCTCACTTCCACTACATCATGGTGGGCGGAATGGTTATGGCCTATATCGGAGGCCTGCATTTCTGGTGGCCCAAGATTTCCGGCCGGATGTATCCGGAACTGTGGGGCAGGCTCGCGGCGTTGATCATCTTCATAGGTTTCCATTTGACCTTTTTCCCGCAATTCATTCTTGGGTATCTGGGGATGCCGCGGCGATATCACGCATACACTTCGGAGTTCCAGATACTGAACGTGCTCTCTACTGCCGGAGCCTCTATTCTTGCCGTCGGGTACTTGTTACCGATGGTTTATTTCCTGTGGTCGCTGCGTTATGGAAAGTTGGCCACAGACAACCCTTGGGCCGCTTCGGGCCTGGAATGGATGACCCCTTCGCCGCCGCCTACTTTTAACTTTGAAGAAACCCCAGTGGTGACCTGGGAGGCGTACAACTACGACCAACTCCCGCAGGAGGTCCCGGTTGGGGAATAGCCGGACAGTAGTCGCGAAACGCGAACTGCGCCACCACTTCTCCGACCTGGAGCAGCAGCGGGAAGCCTCCAGCATGGGGATGTGGGTGTTTCTAGTCACCGAGATCATGTTCTTTGGCGGCATGTTCTGTTGTTATCTGGTCTATCGCTATCTGTACTTCCACGCCTGGGTGGAAGGCAGCCAGCACATGGAATTCTGGTACGGCACCATAAATACCGTGGTGCTGATCGGTAGCAGTTTGACGATGGCATTGGCAGTGCGTGCCTCTCAATTGGGACAGCGGAAGCTGCTGGTCCTTCTGCTCCTCCTTACTATTTTGCTGGGATTGGCATTCATGGGCATCAAGGCCGTCGAATACCATCAGCATTGGCTCAATCACGAGTTTCCCGGAAGCAGCTTTGACCTGAAGAAGTGGCAAGATGCCCCGCATGTTGAAATGTTTTTTGTCTTGTACTTCACCATGACTGGGTTCCACGCCCTACACGTCGTGATCGGGTTGTTTGCTGTAGGGTTCGTCGCCTATTTTGCCTGGCGCGGGCGCTACACCGCGGAGTATCACAATCCGGTTGAGAATGTGGGGCTGTACTGGCACTTTGTTGATTTGGTATGGATCTATTTATATCCCCTGCTTTACCTGATTAGTCATCGGCACGCATAGAGGCACCATGGAACACATTTCACCAAAGAGAACGTACGTTCTGGTCTGGGCCGCCTTGATGGTTTTAACGGTGGTTACCGCCGCTGTCTCGCGCATTGATCTCGGGCCGTTTAGCACGCCGGTGGCCCTGTTTATCGCCAGCTGCAAAGGTGTTCTGGTTGTGCTTTTCTTCATGCACGCGAAGTACATCAGCGGGAAGACTACTTACCTGGTTATTGCCGCGGGATTCTTTTGGCTGCTCATTCTCCTCTTCCTGGCTATGAGCGATTACATCAGCCGAGCCTGGATCTAGCGCGGCGGGAAACCCCGGCTACTCGGCGCATTGCCGTTGTTGGCCTGAGTGCCGTTGCGATATACTCCCGGCCAACCTACACTTTTGCGCGTTTGAGGTGCGCCAATGGCATTCTGTACATCTTGCGGAGCGACGCTGGAAACGTCCGGGCGATTTTGCACCCAATGTGGAGCAGCTGTAGCTGCGACAGTCACCGCGCAATCGACGTCATCTCAATCCGGCAGCGGGTTTGCAGCTCGGCCGGCAATGCAAGCCATCCCGAACAGCGCCACCGCACCTGCGAGCAGCAACGCAGTTAAGATCGTGCTGGTTGTAATTGCTGTCCTTGTTGGTTTAACTGTTATAGGTGGCGTGACGGCAACGCTGATTGGCCTGAAAATCGCTCGGGGCGTGAAGGTGGAAACGCAAGGCGACCACGCTCGGGTGGTGACTCCTTTTGGCACGGTCGAGAGTGACGGTGATGCCGTGCAGGCTGCCAGGAACCTTGGGGTTGATGTTTATCCCGGAGCGCGCCCGCTTCCTGGCGCCTCTTCTGTCAAGATGGGAGGATTCAGCACTGTGACTGCCTCATTCGAAACCCCAGATCCACCGGACGCAGTCCAGGCGTGGTACCACTCCAGGTTTCCACGTTCAAATCTTTCTGTGAATGATCAGAATAGTCACACTTTAGCGTTTGCCACCGATAAGGGAATGGTAAGCATCGTCATTGAAGCGACTGGACGCGGCAGTCACATCCAGATTTCCAATGTGGGTGGAGTCGGAAAACCAAGCGCCGAGCGGTCGCCGAATTAGGGCTCGACCGACTGCGCTCATTCAGGGATTTGTAAGCAGGGCACGGTCAAGACCGTGCCTTAGTTTTTAAGGGCAGGTTCCGTGGCCAAGACATGCCAGAAACTTCTGCTGGTAAGCCAACTTTGATTAGCCAATCACAACCTGCTCTCTGGCGAAATCCTATCCAAGTTGACTCGCGCGCACTGGAAGCAGCGCTGCGCAAGGAAGTGGAGGGAGAAGTTCGCTTTGACGAAGGCAGTCGCGCCGCCTATTCGATGGACGCTTCGAACTATCGCCAAGTGCCGATCGGGGTCGTGGTCCCAAAAAGTAAACAGGATGTGATTCAGACCATTGCGGCGTGTCGTAAGTTTGGGGCGCCCGTGCTGTCGCGCGGTGGCGGCACCAGCCTGGCGGGGCAGTGCTGCAATGTTGCGATTGTCATCGACTGGACCAAGTATCTTCACCACATTCTGGAAATTGACCCGGCTAGAAAATTCGCTCGCGTTGAGCCGGGGACGATCTGCGACGCTCTCTGCAGCGCCGCCAGGCCGCACCGCCTGACCTGGGGGCCGGACCCCGCCACCCACACCCACTGCACTTTTGGCGGCATGATCGGCAATAACTCCTGCGGCGTGCACTCGCAGATGGCGGGTAAAGCGGTGGAGAACGTCATCGAGATGGAGATTCTTCTCTACGATGGCACCACCATGAAAGTCGGCTGGATGACAGATGGCGAGATGGATGATGCCATTCGTCAGGGTGGCCGAGGTGGTGACATTTACGCCCGGCTCAAATCGCTGCGCGCTCGTTATGCAAAGTTAGTGAAGGAACGTTATCCGAATATTCCACGTCGAGTTTCGGGCTACAACCTCGACCAACTTTTTCCCAACGAAAATGGCCGTTTTAATATCGCGCGTTCACTGGTGGGGACTGAGAGCACCTGCGTGACCATGCTGGAGGCCAAAGTACAGCTCATCTACAGTCCACCGGAGCGGGTCCTGCTCGTCCTCGGCTACCCCGACATTTACCAGGCGGCGGACGCTGTGGCAGAGATCGTGACCTTCAGTCCTATTGGGCTTGAAGGTTTCGACGAAATTCTCACCACAAACATTCAGAAGAAAGGCCTGCCGCAACGCGAGTACCTCCCCTTCCTGCCGGCTGGCAGGGGCTGGTTACTGGTGGAGTTCGGAGGAGAGACGAAGGCGGAAGCAACCGAACAGGCGCGCCGCCTGATGAAAGCTATCGGCAGCAGAGCAGAGATGAAGCTGTTTACCGATCGGGCTGAGCAAAGAAAACTTT of the Terriglobales bacterium genome contains:
- the coxB gene encoding cytochrome c oxidase subunit II, coding for MNFQMPFWPPQASTSAARLDALFIFLLLVTGLVTILIFALIVVFALKFRDTRVRAATQIEGSLPIELTWSIVPFGIFIVFFVWGAVLYFQERTPPQGAMEIYVVAKQWMWKLQHLEGQREINELHIPVNRDVKLIMTSQDVVHSFYAPAFRLKQDVIPGRYTVLWFHPIRAGTYHLFCAEFCGTQHSGMIGSIVVMNPSDYQTWLSGGGAEGSLSATGQKLFQELGCGSCHRADTQGRGPNLVGLYGKPVQLEDGRVVTGDENYIRESILNPGAKVVSGFKNIMPTFQGILSEEQLLALVEYIKSLQTPQQREPVSNRPAVPSRATRP
- a CDS encoding cytochrome c oxidase subunit 3 family protein, giving the protein MGNSRTVVAKRELRHHFSDLEQQREASSMGMWVFLVTEIMFFGGMFCCYLVYRYLYFHAWVEGSQHMEFWYGTINTVVLIGSSLTMALAVRASQLGQRKLLVLLLLLTILLGLAFMGIKAVEYHQHWLNHEFPGSSFDLKKWQDAPHVEMFFVLYFTMTGFHALHVVIGLFAVGFVAYFAWRGRYTAEYHNPVENVGLYWHFVDLVWIYLYPLLYLISHRHA
- a CDS encoding cytochrome c gives rise to the protein MQDQPKFKPLRQSDFYADQRSSRPLLEGTVARGQLQTDAYLYTGMINGEPGNEMPFQATRQVLERGRERFNVYCSPCHSRLGDGNGMVVQRGYRRPPSFHIDRLRQAPMGHFFDVITNGFGAMPDYAAQIPVQDRWAIISYIRALQLSQQAPLSIVPAQERDRMLSQPSASSTPQAGTTLPSGSQGEGASTEQPK
- the ctaD gene encoding cytochrome c oxidase subunit I, giving the protein MATAVATAERTHYLNADYGIRSWLLTTDHKRIALLYLISITFFFFIGGFFALLIRLELLTPAGDLVMPDTYNKLFSMHGQVMIFFFLIPSVPAVLGNFLIPMMIGAKDLAFPRLNLLSWYLYISAGLLMLYTIMAGGVDTGWTFYPPYSTSFSNSNVVLAATSIFIAGFSSILTGLNFIVTVHRMRAPGMTWSRLPLFVWSNYATAIIQVLGTPVLAITLALVGLERIFHIGVFDPKVGGDPVLFQHLFWFYSHPAVYIMILPGMGVVSEIVPCFSRKRIFGYSFIAMASVAIAVLGFLVWAHHQFVAGISVYSAMIFSFFSYMVAVPSAIKVFNWTATMYRGKISYTTPMLYAFGFIGLFTMGGMTGLFLAALGLDVHVHDTYFVVAHFHYIMVGGMVMAYIGGLHFWWPKISGRMYPELWGRLAALIIFIGFHLTFFPQFILGYLGMPRRYHAYTSEFQILNVLSTAGASILAVGYLLPMVYFLWSLRYGKLATDNPWAASGLEWMTPSPPPTFNFEETPVVTWEAYNYDQLPQEVPVGE
- a CDS encoding SCO family protein, which gives rise to MTALGQDMMGGGAQSPPANVRPPGLQNVGIQQNLNQQIPLGLAFHDESGKPVTLGEYFGKRPVILNLVYYNCPMLCGEVLAGLTSGLKVLPLTMGRDFDVLTVSFDPRETPAMAAEKKKVYLQRYRRPGGEQGWHFLTGSAESITALTRAAGWQYQYDSKSGQFAHTTAIAVLTPQGKISQYYYGVEYAPRDLRLGLVQASSGQIGTLIDQVLLYCYHYDPSSGKYSAIISRVLRVAALVTMLALGSFLFIMFRLGSSNHNLGRAA
- a CDS encoding cytochrome C oxidase subunit IV family protein, whose product is MEHISPKRTYVLVWAALMVLTVVTAAVSRIDLGPFSTPVALFIASCKGVLVVLFFMHAKYISGKTTYLVIAAGFFWLLILLFLAMSDYISRAWI